A stretch of the Aminipila terrae genome encodes the following:
- a CDS encoding LytR/AlgR family response regulator transcription factor has protein sequence MIKIAVCDDEEIMRSQLNNKIVAYMENTNCSSQVFLFSNAEELVESSTDYDIIFLDIQMEGMSGMEAARKIREAGGESYIVFITVLKEYVYDAFDVEATDYLLKPVEDERFMRAMDRILHYIEDKRTASLTVQKSTGYKIIRLTDIFYCEVINRKIYIYTKQGVIDYYNKIDELEKQLKSYFVRCHRSYLVNLQYVCGYENGIAQLENGNKIPISRSRQQDFIKAVLNYMKERKK, from the coding sequence TTGATTAAAATTGCAGTTTGTGATGATGAAGAAATCATGCGGTCACAGTTGAATAATAAAATAGTTGCTTATATGGAGAATACCAATTGCTCCAGTCAGGTGTTTCTCTTTTCAAATGCAGAAGAATTAGTAGAAAGTAGTACGGACTATGATATTATTTTTCTTGATATCCAGATGGAAGGAATGTCAGGAATGGAAGCTGCCAGAAAAATAAGAGAAGCAGGCGGGGAAAGCTATATTGTATTTATTACCGTTCTAAAAGAATATGTTTATGATGCTTTTGATGTTGAGGCCACAGACTATTTGCTCAAGCCGGTAGAGGATGAGAGATTTATGCGAGCCATGGACCGGATTTTACATTACATAGAGGATAAAAGGACAGCCAGTCTTACGGTACAAAAATCTACTGGATACAAAATAATCCGACTTACAGACATTTTTTATTGTGAGGTTATTAATCGTAAGATTTATATTTATACGAAGCAGGGCGTGATTGACTACTATAATAAAATTGACGAGTTAGAAAAGCAGTTAAAAAGTTATTTTGTCCGATGCCATCGGAGTTATTTAGTTAATCTGCAATATGTCTGCGGATATGAAAATGGGATTGCACAACTTGAAAATGGAAACAAGATACCCATTTCCAGATCCCGTCAGCAGGATTTTATTAAGGCAGTTCTAAATTACATGAAAGAGAGAAAAAAATAG
- a CDS encoding DUF4097 family beta strand repeat-containing protein, with the protein MNKKLKIYIIVCICLIVSGLCFAGIGLMLGSDGNIELNHFSWDLGDNSSGLHIGTSDQESTVTLSGQRVTESTEVKQPVNVIKTKVTLGNIRMIESNDFKVVYTYDKKFGKPEIKVSNGTLSIVDKLSKKDINLGIKKENSLKNNDGIEYKIYYPKGTKVKLIDMENNLGNVDISGIETEALNIRLDLGDVELTGVKGGTVSLDTNLGDVSIKNIQTQGLSVDTQMGDIDIDGTLKGKNTIVSDMGDIDVQTTLNKEEYSLKLNTDMGDITAGKDSTEGTYEVHNNSDNLIDAQASTGDIRVEFH; encoded by the coding sequence ATGAATAAAAAATTAAAAATATACATCATAGTGTGCATCTGTTTAATTGTATCTGGCCTTTGTTTTGCCGGAATCGGTCTGATGCTAGGTTCAGATGGGAATATAGAGCTTAACCACTTTTCCTGGGATTTAGGTGATAATTCATCTGGCCTGCATATAGGAACATCTGACCAGGAAAGCACTGTGACATTGAGCGGACAAAGAGTTACAGAATCTACAGAGGTTAAACAGCCAGTCAATGTGATAAAAACTAAGGTTACTCTAGGTAATATCAGAATGATTGAAAGCAATGATTTTAAGGTGGTATATACTTATGATAAAAAATTTGGAAAACCTGAAATTAAAGTATCAAACGGAACTTTGTCCATTGTTGATAAATTGAGTAAAAAAGATATTAACCTGGGAATAAAAAAAGAGAATTCCCTTAAAAATAATGATGGAATTGAATATAAAATATATTATCCTAAGGGAACAAAGGTAAAATTAATTGATATGGAAAATAATCTGGGGAATGTTGATATTTCAGGTATAGAAACAGAAGCACTGAATATCCGGCTGGATTTAGGGGATGTTGAATTAACTGGTGTGAAAGGAGGCACTGTGAGCTTAGATACCAACTTAGGGGATGTATCTATTAAAAATATCCAGACACAGGGCCTGTCAGTAGACACCCAGATGGGGGATATTGACATAGACGGAACCCTTAAGGGAAAAAATACTATAGTTTCGGATATGGGGGATATTGATGTACAGACCACTCTTAACAAGGAGGAGTATTCTTTAAAACTGAATACAGATATGGGAGATATTACAGCAGGCAAGGATAGTACGGAAGGGACGTATGAGGTTCATAACAATTCAGACAATCTCATTGATGCCCAGGCATCAACCGGGGATATAAGAGTTGAATTTCACTAA
- a CDS encoding sensor histidine kinase, which translates to MKFYWKIYFCTMFITITCFSVGGYQLVHSNFNSAMQHEVNVSNEFGDIVYYSLINELKNYNQGRTSFTELHDGEDLYYGEIFEIAKSMNINNMNQKISFCLIKENKEVLFSSLTEEFDKNLISNLSQNTKGYMIKTKGNETYIQTIRPAILLNRLCYIETVRNVSYIFQNQKMQYVLLMEIIIEMLIVVGVLMFFISKLLMQPIIRLTAAAKQIAAGDFSKTVEIKGEDEFSVLSENFNFMSQQLDEKIKQLKEEAEKQELFAAAFSHELKTPLTSIIGYSDMLRSKQMDKERTLLCANYIFEEGKRLEMLSMRLLDLVVLRKQEINYRKTSTAEFFGGIFSIMSPVLKESNILLIKKIEPATVYIEPELMKTVIINLIDNARKAISQNGEIVVWGEMKNDNYMITIRDNGNGMEEAEIKKITQAFYMVDKSRSRKEGSVGLGLAICEEILRLHNTEIHFSSRISVGTCVTFTLKGEPYNEKNK; encoded by the coding sequence GTGAAATTTTACTGGAAAATTTATTTTTGCACCATGTTTATAACCATAACATGCTTTTCCGTAGGGGGTTATCAGCTGGTTCATTCAAATTTTAATTCAGCTATGCAGCATGAAGTAAATGTCTCCAATGAATTCGGAGATATTGTATATTATTCACTTATCAATGAGTTAAAAAATTACAATCAGGGACGGACTTCATTTACAGAGCTGCATGATGGTGAAGATTTATATTATGGGGAAATTTTTGAAATCGCAAAAAGTATGAATATCAATAATATGAACCAAAAAATTTCATTCTGTTTAATAAAGGAAAACAAAGAGGTTCTTTTTTCTTCTTTAACAGAAGAATTTGATAAAAATCTTATTTCTAATCTTTCTCAGAATACAAAAGGATATATGATTAAAACAAAGGGAAATGAAACATATATTCAGACCATACGCCCAGCAATACTGTTAAATAGGCTTTGCTATATTGAAACTGTTAGAAATGTCAGTTACATATTTCAAAATCAAAAAATGCAGTATGTACTTCTTATGGAAATTATAATAGAGATGCTTATTGTTGTTGGTGTTTTAATGTTTTTTATATCAAAACTACTGATGCAGCCCATTATACGTCTGACTGCTGCAGCAAAACAAATAGCAGCAGGTGATTTTAGTAAGACAGTGGAAATAAAGGGGGAAGATGAATTTTCCGTACTATCGGAAAATTTCAATTTTATGTCACAACAACTGGATGAAAAAATTAAGCAGTTAAAAGAGGAAGCGGAAAAACAGGAATTATTTGCTGCTGCTTTTTCCCATGAGCTAAAAACACCTCTTACATCTATCATTGGTTACTCAGATATGCTCCGTTCAAAGCAAATGGATAAGGAAAGAACTTTATTATGTGCAAACTATATTTTTGAAGAAGGAAAGCGTTTAGAAATGCTTTCTATGAGGTTGCTGGATCTGGTGGTTTTAAGAAAGCAGGAAATAAACTATAGAAAAACTTCCACAGCAGAATTCTTTGGGGGTATATTTTCTATAATGTCACCAGTATTAAAGGAATCAAACATACTATTAATAAAGAAAATCGAACCAGCAACTGTTTATATAGAGCCGGAGCTAATGAAAACCGTAATTATCAATTTAATTGATAATGCAAGAAAGGCAATTAGTCAGAATGGCGAGATCGTTGTCTGGGGAGAAATGAAGAATGATAATTATATGATTACAATAAGGGATAACGGAAACGGAATGGAAGAAGCTGAGATTAAAAAAATCACGCAGGCATTTTATATGGTTGACAAATCAAGAAGCAGAAAAGAAGGCAGCGTTGGACTGGGACTGGCTATTTGTGAGGAGATATTAAGGCTGCACAATACTGAAATCCATTTTTCAAGCCGAATATCAGTTGGTACTTGTGTTACCTTTACATTAAAGGGAGAGCCATACAATGAAAAAAATAAATAA
- a CDS encoding bacteriohemerythrin — protein MKYDWTSDLETGNSTIDGQHKQLINAINNLLEACAQGKGRDALKETTTFLYDYTAKHFADEEKLQIASQYPDYTNHKQYHEGFKKVVREIADQLEKEGPNLVLVGKVNTSIGGWLINHIKKEDVKVAAHIRSK, from the coding sequence ATGAAATACGATTGGACCAGTGATTTAGAAACAGGAAACAGTACTATAGACGGACAGCACAAGCAGTTAATAAATGCTATTAACAACTTGCTTGAGGCCTGTGCCCAGGGTAAAGGCAGAGATGCTTTAAAAGAGACTACAACATTTTTGTATGACTATACTGCAAAGCACTTCGCAGATGAAGAAAAGCTTCAGATAGCAAGTCAGTATCCTGACTATACAAATCATAAGCAATACCATGAGGGATTTAAAAAAGTTGTACGTGAAATTGCGGATCAGCTTGAAAAGGAAGGTCCTAATCTTGTTCTTGTAGGGAAAGTAAACACCAGTATCGGTGGATGGCTTATCAACCACATCAAGAAAGAGGACGTAAAAGTTGCAGCTCATATTCGTTCAAAATAA
- a CDS encoding rubredoxin-like domain-containing protein, with protein MMKWTCSVCGYTYEGAEAPEKCPQCGVGAEKFVKVEEGARQWADQHVVGVAKGVDPEIIEGLRANFTGECTEVGMYLAMARVAHREGYPEIGLYWEKAAWEEAEHASKFAELLGEVVTDSTKKNLEMRIEAENGACAGKKALATLAKQQNLDAIHDTVHEMAKDEARHGCAFEGLYNRYFGK; from the coding sequence ATTATGAAATGGACTTGTTCAGTTTGCGGTTATACTTATGAAGGTGCTGAGGCTCCGGAAAAATGTCCACAGTGCGGAGTAGGCGCAGAAAAATTTGTTAAGGTTGAAGAAGGTGCAAGACAGTGGGCTGACCAGCATGTTGTTGGTGTTGCTAAGGGTGTTGATCCTGAAATCATCGAAGGCTTAAGAGCAAACTTCACAGGGGAATGTACAGAAGTAGGTATGTACCTTGCAATGGCAAGAGTTGCACATAGAGAAGGATATCCTGAAATTGGTCTTTATTGGGAAAAGGCAGCTTGGGAAGAAGCAGAACATGCATCTAAATTTGCAGAACTGTTAGGTGAAGTTGTTACTGATTCAACTAAGAAAAACCTAGAAATGAGAATCGAAGCTGAAAATGGTGCATGTGCTGGTAAGAAGGCTCTTGCTACATTAGCTAAGCAGCAGAATCTGGATGCTATCCATGACACTGTTCATGAAATGGCTAAAGATGAAGCAAGACATGGTTGTGCATTTGAAGGACTTTACAACAGATACTTCGGCAAGTAG
- a CDS encoding MerR family transcriptional regulator, with translation MEDLFTIGQIAKLFDINIRTLRYYDEINFLKPEYIEPDSKYRYYSIKQFEHLNTIKYLRELNMPLFKIKEFLDNREVDGLVTMLKGQQDELTHKKYELERIERKIHNRLSQIQDAMKSDFNEIKEQVISERKIAVLKKSISLGEDIEYPIAELGSTHLLNSAIFLGKVALSIEKDNLEMGKFDEFSSVIVIVEEEDQSGTSCSELAKGTYLTLRFQGTHKDAKKYYKKLLKYLKERNYKICGNAIEIALIDEGMTNDISQHVTEIQIPYKKD, from the coding sequence GTGGAAGATTTATTTACTATTGGCCAAATTGCAAAGCTTTTTGATATAAATATAAGGACATTAAGATATTATGATGAAATAAACTTTTTAAAACCAGAATACATCGAGCCAGATTCAAAATACCGATATTATTCTATTAAACAGTTTGAACACTTAAATACCATTAAATATTTAAGAGAACTAAATATGCCACTTTTTAAGATTAAAGAGTTTTTAGATAACAGAGAAGTTGATGGACTAGTCACCATGTTAAAGGGGCAGCAAGATGAACTAACTCACAAAAAGTATGAGCTTGAAAGAATAGAAAGGAAGATTCACAACCGTCTTTCTCAGATTCAAGACGCTATGAAGTCGGATTTTAATGAAATAAAGGAACAAGTGATTTCAGAAAGAAAGATAGCTGTTTTAAAGAAGAGTATAAGCCTTGGAGAGGATATTGAGTATCCTATTGCAGAACTTGGAAGCACTCATTTGTTAAATTCGGCTATATTTTTAGGTAAAGTTGCATTATCCATTGAAAAAGATAATTTAGAAATGGGAAAATTTGATGAATTCTCTTCTGTTATTGTTATTGTTGAAGAGGAAGATCAAAGCGGAACAAGCTGCTCTGAACTTGCAAAAGGAACGTATTTAACTTTAAGATTTCAAGGAACACATAAAGATGCAAAGAAGTATTATAAGAAATTATTGAAGTATTTAAAAGAAAGAAACTACAAGATATGCGGAAATGCCATTGAAATAGCCTTGATAGATGAAGGAATGACAAATGATATTTCTCAACATGTAACCGAAATACAAATTCCATATAAAAAAGATTGA
- a CDS encoding DUF554 domain-containing protein has translation MLGTIVNTGTIIVGSLIGTLIHRGIKEEYKGALFNAMGLAAVALGINTIANYMGKSNYPVLFIISLAIGSLIGSIINIDEKFQKLIGRYSKTNLGQGLSTGVLLYCIGTLSILGPVMSAVYGDNTYLFTNATLDLVTAMVLASTYGIGMIFAAPVLFVWQGSIYLTAQYLSSAFFSETLFTEISIIGGILIASSGLSILEIKDCKTLNMLPSLAVPIVFFILKGIIH, from the coding sequence ATGTTAGGAACAATTGTAAATACAGGAACAATTATTGTAGGCAGTCTTATAGGGACTCTGATTCATAGGGGTATTAAAGAAGAATATAAAGGTGCTCTTTTTAATGCTATGGGTTTAGCTGCTGTTGCACTAGGCATAAATACTATTGCAAATTATATGGGGAAGAGTAATTATCCTGTATTGTTTATCATTAGTCTTGCAATTGGAAGTCTGATTGGTTCCATCATAAATATTGATGAAAAATTTCAAAAGCTGATTGGAAGATATTCCAAAACAAACTTAGGACAAGGGTTGTCAACAGGGGTACTCCTTTATTGTATCGGAACTTTATCTATATTGGGACCTGTAATGAGTGCTGTCTATGGGGATAATACATATTTATTTACAAATGCTACGTTAGATTTGGTTACTGCCATGGTTCTCGCGTCTACCTATGGGATTGGGATGATATTTGCTGCACCTGTTTTATTTGTCTGGCAGGGAAGTATTTATCTCACAGCACAATACCTATCAAGCGCATTCTTTTCAGAGACTCTGTTCACAGAGATTTCTATCATTGGGGGAATTTTAATAGCAAGCTCAGGGCTTAGTATTTTAGAGATAAAAGATTGCAAAACGTTAAATATGTTACCATCTTTAGCGGTACCAATCGTGTTTTTTATCCTAAAGGGAATTATTCATTAG
- a CDS encoding ABC transporter substrate-binding protein: MVLVLNLTGCATFENFKSTFIDKEEEPESTVRIGVFEPLSGKDKEMGEMEARGIELAHTMFPKALGKEVELVYGDNKSDMNVAESVAKELVDKRVSIVLGSYGSANSLAAVSTFEKAKLPAIAITNTNPLVTSYNPFYFRVCLLDSFQGVALAKYSVEALKASSAAIMRPENDDYAIAVSQTFSDKFIQMTGNANAVVVSCDYEADKKKQVTEDLKKIKESGAQVVFLPVKLEEAAEILKQAKKMGVTALFLGTDQWDSTKLMELAGKEAVQNVSFSTIFDPNTNTTIMSDNFKKAYKAKYGQDAVPESAAALGFDAYMIAVDSLNKAGTALNGEALRKVIANTREFPGASGTITFDMNGDPIKSVVVKKIVGGQAISAYTMEPDIVSMY; this comes from the coding sequence ATGGTACTTGTTTTAAATCTTACAGGGTGTGCCACCTTTGAAAATTTTAAAAGTACTTTTATAGATAAAGAGGAAGAGCCGGAATCAACTGTCCGAATCGGCGTTTTTGAACCCTTAAGTGGGAAAGACAAGGAAATGGGAGAGATGGAAGCCAGGGGTATTGAGCTGGCCCATACTATGTTTCCAAAGGCTCTGGGAAAAGAAGTGGAACTTGTTTATGGGGACAATAAATCCGATATGAATGTAGCAGAAAGTGTAGCCAAGGAATTAGTAGATAAAAGAGTTTCTATTGTTCTTGGCAGTTATGGAAGTGCCAACTCCCTTGCTGCAGTAAGCACCTTTGAAAAGGCTAAGCTGCCGGCTATAGCCATAACCAATACAAATCCGCTGGTGACAAGTTATAACCCTTTTTATTTCAGGGTTTGCTTACTGGATTCTTTTCAGGGTGTTGCCCTGGCAAAGTATTCAGTAGAAGCGTTGAAGGCCAGTTCTGCAGCCATTATGAGGCCTGAGAATGATGATTATGCCATAGCCGTTTCACAGACGTTTTCAGATAAATTTATACAAATGACAGGAAATGCCAACGCAGTAGTGGTTTCCTGTGATTATGAAGCTGATAAGAAAAAACAGGTTACAGAAGATTTGAAAAAAATAAAAGAATCAGGTGCTCAGGTTGTTTTTTTACCTGTAAAATTAGAAGAAGCAGCTGAAATCCTGAAGCAGGCAAAAAAGATGGGCGTCACTGCTTTATTTTTAGGAACGGACCAATGGGATTCAACGAAATTAATGGAACTGGCAGGCAAAGAAGCAGTGCAGAATGTTTCATTCTCAACTATCTTTGACCCAAATACAAATACTACGATTATGTCTGACAACTTTAAAAAAGCTTATAAAGCCAAGTATGGACAGGACGCTGTTCCAGAAAGTGCGGCTGCTCTTGGTTTTGACGCTTATATGATTGCAGTGGATTCCTTAAACAAGGCAGGTACTGCCCTGAATGGAGAAGCTCTTAGAAAAGTTATTGCAAACACAAGAGAATTTCCGGGAGCCTCAGGAACTATCACATTTGATATGAACGGAGATCCTATCAAATCTGTGGTTGTAAAGAAAATTGTAGGAGGACAGGCCATATCGGCTTATACAATGGAGCCTGACATTGTAAGTATGTATTAA
- a CDS encoding acetylglutamate kinase: protein MDQQNSDCMNGNLTPKEVKLYNLLRRLWIEHVMWTRFFLISTAANLGDLDYVTNRLLENPKDFAYLLSMFYSNQKASDFEKLFTEHLMIASQLVNGVKAGDTKTADEQRKLWYGNADEIANFLGNINPNWDSKVWQSMLYNHLEMTENEAAQILTGQYEDSIMQYDLIQEEALLMADEMACGLIKQFNI, encoded by the coding sequence ATGGACCAACAAAATTCTGATTGTATGAATGGTAACTTAACACCAAAAGAAGTAAAATTATATAACTTACTTAGACGTCTTTGGATTGAGCACGTAATGTGGACTCGTTTTTTTCTGATAAGCACAGCTGCAAATCTGGGGGACTTAGATTATGTCACCAACAGGCTGTTAGAAAATCCTAAAGATTTTGCATATCTCCTGAGTATGTTTTATAGCAACCAGAAAGCTTCGGATTTTGAAAAACTTTTCACAGAACATCTGATGATAGCATCACAACTGGTAAATGGGGTGAAAGCGGGAGATACAAAAACAGCGGATGAACAGCGTAAATTATGGTATGGGAATGCAGATGAAATTGCAAATTTCTTAGGAAACATTAATCCAAACTGGGATTCTAAAGTCTGGCAGTCCATGCTGTATAACCATTTAGAAATGACTGAAAACGAAGCGGCACAAATACTTACAGGGCAATATGAAGACAGTATCATGCAATATGACCTGATACAGGAAGAAGCATTGCTAATGGCAGATGAAATGGCTTGTGGACTGATTAAACAATTTAATATCTAG
- a CDS encoding M15 family metallopeptidase → MNRMDNLQGSCRIRQHSRKRKKQKKIAARMLFLVMSCFVFLMLGQVFTNDTQDHSSGVVQAATDYTKMKINKTSEVSAISAANRGINSRNDWNLILVNPWNKVPDNFGVELTKLKNGQSVDKRIYPELQEMLDAARGEGLSPVICSSFRTMEKQQYLFNNQVNKYVARGYSPEQARNEAAKWVAVPGTSEHQTGLAVDIVSTRYQSLDKKQEETAEQQWLMKNCYKYGFILRYPSDKGNFTGIGYEPWHYRYVGKEAAKQIMEKGICLEEYLKTI, encoded by the coding sequence ATGAATAGAATGGATAATCTGCAAGGAAGTTGTAGGATAAGGCAACATAGCAGGAAAAGGAAGAAGCAAAAAAAAATTGCAGCGAGAATGTTGTTTTTAGTCATGAGCTGCTTCGTATTCCTTATGCTGGGACAAGTGTTCACAAATGACACACAGGATCATAGCAGTGGGGTAGTTCAAGCTGCAACAGATTATACTAAAATGAAAATCAACAAAACCAGTGAAGTCAGTGCAATTAGTGCTGCAAATAGAGGCATAAACAGCAGGAATGACTGGAATTTAATTCTTGTGAATCCCTGGAATAAAGTACCTGACAACTTTGGAGTTGAATTAACTAAATTGAAAAATGGGCAATCAGTGGATAAACGGATTTATCCAGAGTTGCAGGAGATGCTAGACGCTGCCCGCGGAGAAGGTTTATCTCCTGTAATCTGCTCATCTTTCAGAACAATGGAAAAACAGCAGTACCTTTTTAATAATCAAGTAAATAAATATGTTGCACGGGGATACTCACCTGAACAAGCAAGGAATGAGGCCGCTAAATGGGTGGCGGTTCCCGGAACAAGTGAGCACCAGACTGGCCTGGCTGTTGATATTGTATCAACAAGATATCAGTCACTGGATAAAAAACAAGAAGAGACAGCTGAACAGCAGTGGCTGATGAAGAATTGTTATAAATATGGATTTATTTTACGATATCCATCAGATAAGGGCAATTTTACAGGTATTGGCTATGAACCCTGGCATTATCGATATGTGGGAAAGGAAGCTGCTAAGCAGATTATGGAAAAAGGCATCTGTCTTGAAGAATATTTGAAAACTATTTAA
- a CDS encoding sensor histidine kinase, with translation MNNFSIFGSWFEFIFYFCGLNGCLALLEIGFFSRFIKQKLDWYYYLLYLVIMYFIYAVEIQLKVPFTVATVLETVLLMGFGYLVLKCPPVISAVTTVLTITIMQVVNGIFQSLSSILCTHASHNGKVVAVILIINSLLAMVAVLLTYKYVLKYFYIKNTLINRYILILLLPVLFILLVVQHIFMNYGNMVILNSNGERIFPEINDLEMLLIQIAAFFCLMAVLFAYSKLCEGFELKIQNALLEQQLGMQENYRQEMQTRYEQTRSFRHDLKNHWMVMKGLIKMGEIEKAWEYLNKLEITSDLFSYPCQTGNPIIDMLLSNKLGGAVQSGIQADCDVKIPPGGKIDEMDLSVVFSNAVDNAIKACHSMKESNEKYIALSAAQKGSFFMIEVENSQNKEDGFPKGSGIGLKNIKAVAEKYSGTISVEDNFQSFKLNVLFIIPQHWDNISQQTH, from the coding sequence ATGAATAACTTTAGTATATTCGGCAGCTGGTTTGAATTTATTTTTTATTTCTGTGGTTTAAATGGTTGCCTGGCGTTACTTGAGATAGGCTTTTTTAGTCGGTTTATCAAACAAAAATTAGACTGGTACTATTACCTTCTTTATTTAGTCATCATGTATTTTATATATGCAGTTGAAATACAGCTAAAAGTGCCCTTTACTGTAGCAACTGTTTTGGAAACCGTCTTATTAATGGGATTTGGGTATCTGGTTTTGAAATGTCCGCCAGTGATATCAGCAGTTACAACAGTACTAACCATTACCATTATGCAGGTTGTGAACGGAATATTTCAATCTTTGTCAAGCATACTCTGCACCCATGCATCTCATAATGGGAAAGTCGTAGCAGTTATATTAATAATAAATAGTTTGCTGGCCATGGTTGCAGTACTTTTGACTTATAAGTACGTATTAAAGTATTTCTACATTAAAAATACTTTAATAAACCGGTATATACTGATTCTCTTACTTCCTGTTTTATTTATCTTGCTGGTAGTTCAACATATATTCATGAATTATGGAAATATGGTTATTTTAAATTCCAATGGAGAAAGAATTTTTCCTGAGATTAATGATTTAGAGATGTTATTAATACAAATTGCAGCATTTTTTTGTCTGATGGCAGTACTTTTTGCTTATAGTAAATTGTGTGAAGGTTTTGAGCTGAAAATACAGAATGCATTGCTGGAACAACAGTTAGGAATGCAAGAAAATTATAGGCAGGAAATGCAAACACGATATGAACAAACACGGTCATTTCGTCATGATTTAAAGAATCACTGGATGGTAATGAAAGGTTTAATAAAAATGGGAGAAATAGAAAAGGCATGGGAATACCTGAACAAATTGGAGATTACATCGGATTTATTTTCCTACCCCTGTCAGACAGGAAATCCTATTATTGATATGTTACTGAGCAATAAACTGGGTGGTGCTGTACAATCCGGGATACAGGCTGATTGTGACGTTAAGATTCCGCCTGGAGGTAAAATTGACGAAATGGATTTGTCTGTTGTATTTTCCAATGCGGTTGATAATGCCATAAAAGCCTGTCATTCCATGAAAGAGAGCAATGAAAAATATATTGCGCTGTCAGCAGCACAAAAAGGCTCTTTTTTTATGATAGAAGTGGAGAACAGCCAGAACAAAGAGGATGGTTTTCCAAAAGGCTCTGGAATCGGCCTGAAAAATATCAAGGCTGTTGCTGAAAAATATAGTGGGACTATCAGCGTGGAAGATAACTTTCAATCTTTTAAATTAAATGTGCTTTTTATCATTCCACAACATTGGGACAACATCTCACAACAAACCCATTGA
- a CDS encoding PadR family transcriptional regulator, whose translation MGFQIGSALLDACVLSVLSKDDTYGYVLTQTMKQVMDISESTLYPVLRRLQKENYLKTYDQPFQGRNRRYYAITSEGKAKYEMYKREWIVYKNQVDAILCGGDKDE comes from the coding sequence ATGGGATTTCAAATTGGATCTGCTTTGCTTGATGCCTGTGTATTATCAGTTCTTTCAAAAGATGATACCTATGGCTATGTATTAACGCAAACCATGAAGCAGGTAATGGATATTTCTGAATCTACGCTTTATCCGGTCTTACGAAGACTGCAGAAAGAAAACTATTTAAAAACGTATGATCAGCCGTTTCAGGGTCGTAACAGAAGATATTATGCCATAACCAGTGAAGGCAAAGCAAAATATGAAATGTATAAAAGAGAGTGGATTGTTTATAAAAATCAGGTTGATGCCATATTGTGCGGGGGTGATAAGGATGAATAG
- a CDS encoding DUF1700 domain-containing protein: MNRQEFIRKLESELSKLPKDECRDAIDYYNEYLDDAGAENEEAALRELGNPSRIATQIKADFAVKQLSNKSGERNPQGKKGIATIWWVILGIFAAPVALPLAIAGGLLAICILVMAIIVVVAALFCVAAFFVSGIVAFAVGIYILFVNFADGIFAVGTGLALVGATALLALGIVFAVKFLIRITAKRMNEKRQIKAKTKEAEENE; encoded by the coding sequence ATGAATAGACAGGAATTTATAAGGAAGCTTGAGTCAGAACTGTCGAAGCTTCCAAAGGATGAATGCAGGGATGCAATAGACTATTACAATGAATATTTAGACGATGCAGGAGCAGAGAATGAAGAAGCTGCCTTAAGAGAGCTGGGGAACCCTTCAAGGATTGCAACTCAGATTAAAGCAGATTTTGCAGTAAAACAGTTAAGCAATAAATCAGGGGAAAGAAACCCCCAGGGCAAAAAAGGAATTGCCACTATATGGTGGGTGATTTTAGGGATTTTTGCTGCCCCAGTAGCACTGCCACTGGCTATTGCAGGTGGATTGCTGGCAATATGCATATTAGTGATGGCAATAATTGTGGTTGTGGCGGCATTATTCTGTGTAGCAGCTTTTTTTGTCAGTGGAATCGTTGCCTTTGCTGTAGGAATATATATACTTTTTGTTAATTTCGCTGATGGAATATTCGCAGTAGGTACAGGGTTGGCATTGGTAGGAGCCACAGCCCTGCTTGCACTTGGAATTGTATTTGCAGTAAAGTTCCTGATAAGAATTACTGCAAAAAGAATGAATGAAAAAAGACAAATAAAAGCAAAAACAAAGGAGGCAGAGGAAAATGAATAA